The Chroogloeocystis siderophila 5.2 s.c.1 genome includes a region encoding these proteins:
- the ggt gene encoding gamma-glutamyltransferase yields the protein MTKITHGTIAAGHHKTAEAGIEMFRLGGNAFDAATAAILASFVTESALTSAGGSGFLLAHTNQNENILFDFFSQTPRHKRHIGKLDFYPIKIVYGDAAQEFHIGLGAMAVPGNIAGIFHIQERLGRLPFKAIAEPAIHYAKTGVEIGNFQHYCLNILKQIMVSSPTGKQIYAPNGEILQLGEKIFMHDFAETLSALTVTGCQEFYQGELARQLVSDCQEYGGYLTLEDLKNYQVIERKPLKINYRDNTFLTNPPPSSGGILMAFALELLSNIDLETVGFGTSRHLQILAEVMRLTNEARKDGYNTNIYQKDVTEKFLSEEHIAQYEQQLTESAHKWGSTTHISVVDAEGNAASVTTTHGEGSSYMIPGTGIMMNNILGEEDLNPQGFHQWQENVRISSMMAPTIVLKDNQPEIVLGSGGANRIRTAILQVISNIIDFKMPVQQAVSAPRVHWENNVFNVEPGFSDSVIKAIENDDDQLILWNRKNMFFGGVHTVMETSEGVISGAGDERRNGAIAQI from the coding sequence ATGACTAAAATAACGCACGGCACGATCGCCGCAGGACATCATAAAACTGCCGAAGCTGGAATTGAAATGTTTCGCTTGGGAGGTAATGCGTTTGATGCTGCAACTGCAGCTATATTGGCATCTTTTGTTACTGAATCGGCGCTAACTTCTGCCGGTGGTAGTGGCTTTTTACTAGCGCATACGAACCAGAACGAAAATATTTTATTTGATTTTTTCTCGCAAACACCGCGACATAAAAGACATATTGGCAAACTCGACTTTTATCCGATTAAAATTGTCTATGGAGATGCCGCCCAAGAGTTTCATATTGGGCTTGGTGCAATGGCTGTACCTGGTAATATTGCTGGAATTTTTCACATTCAAGAAAGATTAGGGAGACTGCCTTTTAAAGCGATCGCTGAACCAGCAATTCACTATGCAAAAACAGGTGTAGAAATTGGGAATTTTCAACACTACTGCTTAAATATCCTCAAACAAATTATGGTTTCCTCTCCCACTGGGAAACAAATATATGCACCAAATGGAGAAATACTTCAGCTTGGCGAAAAAATATTCATGCACGATTTTGCAGAAACTTTATCGGCTCTAACAGTAACAGGATGCCAAGAATTTTATCAAGGGGAATTGGCACGTCAGTTAGTGAGTGACTGTCAAGAATATGGTGGATATTTAACATTAGAAGATCTCAAAAATTATCAAGTTATTGAAAGAAAACCTTTAAAAATTAACTATCGAGATAATACTTTTTTAACAAATCCTCCTCCGAGTTCGGGCGGAATCTTAATGGCATTTGCTTTAGAACTTTTATCTAATATTGATTTAGAAACTGTTGGTTTTGGCACGTCGCGTCATCTGCAAATTTTAGCGGAAGTCATGCGACTTACAAACGAAGCAAGAAAGGATGGATACAATACAAATATTTATCAAAAAGATGTTACTGAAAAGTTTTTGTCAGAAGAGCACATTGCGCAATACGAACAGCAATTAACTGAGAGCGCACACAAGTGGGGAAGCACAACTCATATTAGTGTTGTTGATGCCGAAGGTAATGCAGCTAGCGTAACAACGACACACGGTGAAGGTTCTTCTTATATGATTCCTGGCACAGGCATTATGATGAATAATATCCTAGGGGAAGAAGATTTAAATCCACAAGGATTCCATCAATGGCAAGAGAATGTCAGAATTTCTTCGATGATGGCACCAACAATAGTGCTCAAAGATAATCAACCTGAAATTGTTCTTGGTTCAGGAGGGGCAAATCGGATTAGAACAGCAATTTTACAGGTTATTTCTAATATTATTGATTTCAAAATGCCTGTTCAGCAAGCAGTAAGTGCCCCGCGTGTTCACTGGGAAAATAATGTTTTTAATGTAGAACCAGGATTTAGCGATTCAGTCATTAAAGCAATCGAAAATGATGACGATCAGTTGATTTTGTGGAATAGAAAAAATATGTTTTTTGGTGGTGTACACACCGTTATGGAAACATCTGAAGGTGTGATTTCAGGTGCAGGCGATGAACGCAGAAATGGCGCGATCGCTCAAATCTAA
- a CDS encoding zinc-dependent alcohol dehydrogenase family protein, whose translation MRAMILDTPGKPLRVANLPIPTPNPQQVLIRIRACGICRTDLHIVDGELTQPKLPLVPGHQIVGIIAEVGEQVEQFKVGDRVGVPWLGHTCHHCRYCLSGKENLCDYAQFTGYQIDGGYAEYTVADARFCFPIPADYPDLQAAPLLCAGLIGYRAYRMTGNAQKLGFYGFGAAAHILIQLARYQGREVYAFTREGDSKGQEFARQLGAVWASSSEELPPEPLDAAIIFAPIGALVPAALRAVAKGGVVVCAGIHMSDIPSFPYHILWEERVVRSVANLTRRDGEEFLTLAPQVPIHTEVNLFPLVKANDALDALRSGKINGAAVLVVAHD comes from the coding sequence ATGCGGGCAATGATTCTAGACACGCCAGGAAAACCCCTGCGTGTTGCTAATTTACCAATTCCCACACCAAATCCGCAGCAAGTTTTAATTCGCATTCGCGCCTGCGGTATTTGTCGCACAGATCTACACATTGTTGATGGAGAACTGACACAACCGAAACTACCATTAGTTCCTGGACATCAAATTGTGGGAATTATTGCAGAAGTTGGGGAACAAGTGGAGCAATTTAAAGTAGGAGATCGCGTCGGTGTTCCTTGGTTAGGGCACACGTGTCATCATTGCCGCTATTGTCTCAGTGGGAAAGAAAATCTTTGTGATTATGCGCAGTTTACTGGCTATCAAATCGATGGTGGTTATGCTGAATACACCGTTGCTGATGCTAGGTTTTGTTTTCCGATTCCTGCGGATTACCCAGATTTACAAGCAGCGCCTTTATTGTGTGCAGGATTGATTGGTTATCGTGCTTACCGCATGACAGGTAATGCCCAAAAGTTGGGTTTTTACGGCTTTGGTGCTGCTGCACATATTCTAATTCAACTCGCACGCTATCAAGGGCGAGAAGTTTACGCTTTTACCCGCGAGGGAGATAGCAAAGGACAAGAATTTGCGCGTCAGCTTGGTGCTGTCTGGGCTAGTAGTTCAGAAGAATTACCACCGGAACCTTTAGATGCTGCAATTATTTTTGCGCCAATTGGTGCTTTAGTCCCTGCTGCACTTCGTGCCGTTGCGAAGGGGGGTGTTGTTGTTTGTGCAGGAATTCATATGAGTGATATTCCATCATTTCCTTATCATATTTTGTGGGAAGAACGAGTTGTGCGATCAGTCGCAAATCTTACGCGTCGCGATGGCGAAGAGTTCTTAACTCTAGCACCGCAAGTTCCAATTCACACTGAAGTCAATCTTTTTCCCTTAGTTAAGGCAAACGATGCACTTGATGCCCTGCGCAGTGGCAAAATTAATGGCGCAGCTGTCTTAGTTGTCGCCCATGACTAA
- a CDS encoding pyridoxal phosphate-dependent aminotransferase: MKLAARVGEVTPSLTLAIAAKAKAMKLDGIDVCSFSAGEPDFDTPAHIKAAAQKALDEGKTKYGPAAGEPKLRQAIARKLQNENHLDYNAENVIVTNGGKHSLFNLMLALIEPGDEVIIPAPYWLSYPEMVKLAGGKPVIVQTDAATEYKITPAQLRSAITANTKLFVFNSPCNPTGVVYTPTEIQALAEVIVEQDILVVSDEIYEKIIYDDAKHISIGSLGKEIFARTIVSSGFAKAYSMTGWRLGYLAGAVELIKAVSTIQGHSTSNVCTFAQYGAIAAFEDSQDCVEQMRLAFAERRQVMLERIRAIPGISCAPPNGAFYLFVNISKTGLSSLEFCDSLLETQQVAAVPGIAFGADDHIRLSYATDMASIEKGMDRLHKFVQSQLS; encoded by the coding sequence ATGAAGTTGGCAGCACGAGTAGGTGAGGTAACTCCGTCTTTAACACTGGCGATCGCCGCCAAAGCCAAAGCAATGAAGCTAGACGGAATCGATGTTTGTAGTTTTAGCGCAGGAGAACCGGATTTTGATACTCCCGCGCACATCAAAGCCGCTGCTCAAAAAGCCTTAGATGAAGGTAAAACAAAGTATGGTCCCGCTGCTGGAGAACCGAAATTACGCCAAGCGATCGCGCGCAAGCTGCAAAACGAGAATCACCTCGACTACAACGCCGAAAATGTCATTGTGACCAATGGCGGTAAACACAGTTTATTTAACTTGATGCTGGCATTGATCGAGCCAGGCGATGAGGTCATTATTCCTGCGCCCTACTGGCTTAGTTATCCTGAAATGGTCAAGCTAGCTGGGGGAAAGCCCGTCATTGTCCAGACGGATGCGGCTACAGAATACAAAATTACACCAGCGCAATTACGTTCAGCGATTACTGCTAATACTAAGCTCTTTGTTTTCAATTCACCGTGTAACCCTACGGGTGTTGTTTATACACCAACCGAAATTCAAGCGCTTGCAGAAGTCATAGTCGAACAGGATATTTTAGTTGTTTCAGACGAAATTTACGAAAAGATTATCTACGACGATGCCAAGCATATTAGTATTGGCTCACTAGGCAAGGAAATTTTTGCACGGACAATTGTCAGTAGTGGCTTTGCCAAAGCATACTCGATGACAGGTTGGCGACTTGGTTATTTAGCGGGTGCGGTTGAGTTAATTAAAGCAGTAAGTACAATTCAAGGTCATAGTACTTCTAATGTTTGTACGTTTGCGCAGTATGGTGCGATCGCGGCGTTTGAAGATTCACAAGATTGTGTCGAACAAATGCGTTTAGCTTTTGCCGAACGACGACAAGTGATGTTAGAGCGCATTCGTGCTATACCTGGAATTAGTTGTGCGCCGCCAAATGGTGCATTCTATTTATTCGTTAATATCAGTAAAACTGGCTTAAGTTCGTTAGAATTCTGCGACAGCCTCCTAGAAACTCAACAAGTTGCAGCAGTTCCTGGCATCGCTTTCGGTGCAGACGACCATATTCGTCTTTCGTATGCTACTGATATGGCATCAATAGAAAAAGGTATGGATAGATTACATAAGTTTGTCCAAAGCCAATTGTCCTAA
- a CDS encoding GDSL-type esterase/lipase family protein has protein sequence MAFIQGTSKNDTLTGTPLADRIYGLAGNDKIYGYAGNDLLRGGSGQDTLFGGSGNDTLYGGSGDDRLVGGSGIDTASYNQATQGIIANLKQGIVVTPIFAPSSQPKIMPLGDSITEGEHRVNPTPGTYRIRLWNNVSADGLKIDFVGSQFNGPPSLDDKNHEGHGGWTIDEITNLVDRGILKTYQPDIVLLMIGTNDALGRSGLREMYNDLSYLIDRIVQQSAKTQILVSSIAPINASVRGETAANLAQDFNALLPGLVDRKVAQGKNVSFVNAGGSLKLSDLTSDGIHPHHQGYDKLGNAWYDALVDRDTLTGIENVTGSRFADKLIGNGAANVLQGNAGNDTLIGGFGNDTLIGGSGYDRFVFNYPAEGVDIIRDFNPNFDTIIVSQAGFGGGLSRGTLTSREFRVAATQNSSDRFIYNRSNGNLFFDVDGTGNADAIQIAKLIGEPNLTRNNIVVI, from the coding sequence ATGGCTTTTATTCAAGGAACTTCTAAGAACGATACCCTGACTGGCACTCCACTAGCAGATAGAATCTACGGTCTTGCTGGTAATGACAAAATCTACGGTTATGCGGGTAACGATCTGCTGCGAGGGGGTAGTGGTCAAGATACTTTATTTGGGGGTAGTGGCAATGATACGCTCTATGGTGGTAGTGGTGATGACCGACTTGTTGGTGGTAGTGGGATAGATACAGCAAGTTATAACCAGGCGACTCAGGGAATCATTGCAAATCTTAAACAAGGAATTGTTGTCACGCCAATCTTTGCGCCCTCAAGTCAGCCCAAAATTATGCCTTTAGGTGACTCTATCACCGAGGGAGAACACCGCGTTAACCCTACTCCTGGAACTTACCGAATTCGACTGTGGAACAATGTATCGGCGGATGGTTTGAAAATCGACTTTGTAGGTTCACAGTTTAATGGACCTCCAAGCCTTGATGACAAAAACCACGAAGGACACGGAGGTTGGACAATTGATGAAATCACCAATTTAGTCGATAGAGGAATTCTCAAAACATACCAACCTGATATTGTATTACTAATGATCGGCACAAATGATGCTTTAGGTCGTAGTGGTTTGAGAGAAATGTACAACGACTTAAGCTACTTAATTGACCGCATTGTGCAGCAATCAGCAAAGACTCAGATCCTTGTTTCATCCATTGCTCCGATTAATGCTAGCGTTCGTGGTGAAACTGCTGCTAACCTTGCTCAAGATTTTAATGCTCTTCTTCCTGGCTTAGTTGATCGCAAAGTTGCGCAAGGCAAGAATGTTAGCTTTGTCAACGCAGGAGGTAGTCTTAAGCTGAGTGACTTAACTTCTGATGGTATTCATCCTCATCATCAAGGCTACGATAAACTGGGAAACGCTTGGTATGATGCACTAGTTGACCGCGATACTCTGACGGGGATAGAAAATGTTACAGGCTCGCGATTTGCTGATAAGTTAATCGGCAATGGTGCTGCTAATGTTCTGCAAGGGAACGCTGGTAATGATACACTCATTGGCGGGTTTGGTAATGATACGTTAATTGGCGGTTCTGGTTACGATCGCTTTGTGTTTAATTACCCCGCTGAGGGAGTTGATATTATTAGAGACTTTAATCCCAACTTCGATACAATCATAGTTTCTCAAGCAGGCTTTGGTGGTGGGCTTTCGAGAGGTACTCTGACAAGCAGAGAGTTTCGCGTAGCAGCTACACAAAATTCAAGCGATCGCTTCATTTACAACCGCAGTAACGGTAATTTATTCTTTGACGTTGATGGAACTGGCAACGCTGACGCGATTCAAATTGCCAAACTGATCGGCGAACCAAATCTTACACGTAATAACATTGTTGTTATCTAG
- a CDS encoding apoptosis inducing factor family protein, with amino-acid sequence MSTHSAVVAKVKDLQNGEMKQVAVGDTDVLLARMNDEFHAIGAYCTHYKAPLAEGVLSGDRVICPWHNACFNLVTGDLQEPPGLDAQPCYAVRIDGEDVVVSVPDSALQQRTPAMVEYQPDVDQRTFIVLGAGAAGSAAVEALRQIGFAGRIVMLTDEDKLPYDRTWLSKDYFNGKVSRDEMPLRSQKFYDEHGIEVLLNKRVERIDATTRTIAFADSETMTYDSLLLATGGKPRQLDVEGVDLENIFTLRSFADTEKILSSAKNASRAVVIGSSFIGMEAAAGLTQQGLQVTVVSPSSVPFEKILGKEIGQLFQQVHEEEGVKFLLGTKAKKFEGNGKVEAVILENGDRLATDLVVVGIGVQPATEFLEGVELHEKDRSVIVDEYLCAADDLYAAGDIARYPDWRTGESTRVEHWRLAAQHGRIAAYNMAGKSIKFAGIPVFWTMQFQFPLRYVGHATEWDEIIFDGSLQEREFIAFYVKNNQVLAAAGSQRDTEMAAISELMRLNQMPSAIELRSSNIDLVARIKN; translated from the coding sequence ATGAGTACACATAGTGCTGTTGTTGCAAAAGTTAAGGATTTACAAAATGGCGAGATGAAGCAAGTTGCGGTGGGAGACACTGATGTATTGTTAGCGCGAATGAATGATGAATTTCACGCAATTGGTGCTTACTGTACGCATTATAAAGCCCCACTTGCGGAAGGAGTTTTGAGTGGCGATCGCGTGATTTGTCCTTGGCATAATGCTTGTTTTAACTTGGTGACAGGAGATCTACAAGAACCGCCAGGATTAGATGCGCAACCTTGTTATGCGGTACGAATTGACGGGGAAGATGTCGTTGTGAGTGTTCCTGATTCTGCACTACAGCAACGAACACCTGCAATGGTTGAGTATCAACCAGATGTAGACCAACGTACGTTTATTGTATTAGGCGCAGGTGCGGCGGGAAGTGCAGCGGTAGAAGCATTGCGACAAATAGGTTTTGCAGGGCGTATTGTTATGCTGACGGATGAGGACAAGTTACCGTATGACCGCACTTGGTTGAGCAAAGACTATTTTAATGGCAAAGTTTCTCGCGATGAAATGCCGTTGCGATCGCAGAAGTTCTACGATGAGCATGGTATTGAAGTGTTGTTGAATAAGCGCGTTGAACGCATTGATGCCACAACTAGAACTATCGCCTTTGCAGATAGTGAGACAATGACTTATGACTCATTGTTGTTGGCTACAGGTGGTAAACCACGTCAGTTGGATGTTGAAGGGGTAGATTTAGAAAATATCTTTACCTTACGTAGTTTTGCTGATACAGAAAAGATCCTCTCATCCGCAAAAAATGCATCGCGTGCAGTTGTGATTGGTTCAAGTTTTATTGGGATGGAAGCGGCTGCGGGGTTAACACAACAGGGTTTACAAGTTACTGTTGTTTCGCCAAGTTCAGTACCGTTTGAGAAAATCCTGGGTAAAGAAATTGGACAGTTGTTTCAGCAGGTACATGAAGAAGAAGGTGTGAAATTTCTGCTAGGCACAAAAGCTAAGAAATTTGAGGGTAACGGTAAAGTAGAAGCTGTTATTTTAGAAAATGGCGATCGCCTAGCAACAGATTTAGTCGTTGTCGGTATTGGCGTACAGCCAGCAACCGAATTTCTTGAAGGCGTGGAGTTACACGAAAAAGATCGCAGTGTCATTGTTGATGAATACCTTTGTGCGGCTGATGATTTGTATGCAGCGGGAGATATTGCACGTTATCCTGACTGGCGTACAGGTGAATCAACACGCGTAGAACACTGGCGATTAGCAGCCCAACACGGTCGCATTGCAGCTTACAACATGGCAGGAAAGTCTATAAAATTTGCAGGTATCCCAGTTTTTTGGACAATGCAATTTCAGTTTCCTTTGCGTTATGTCGGACACGCGACTGAGTGGGATGAAATTATTTTTGATGGTAGCTTGCAGGAACGAGAATTTATTGCTTTTTATGTCAAAAACAATCAAGTACTAGCTGCAGCAGGAAGTCAACGCGATACCGAAATGGCAGCAATTTCTGAGTTAATGCGTTTAAATCAGATGCCTTCTGCAATTGAATTGCGTAGCAGTAATATCGATTTAGTAGCACGAATAAAGAACTAA
- a CDS encoding class I fructose-bisphosphate aldolase, which produces MTATLSAPETIESWLGEEAEDLLTHKAKVSKDLLHLPGPDFVDRIFTISDRSPQVLRSLQQLYSYGRLANTGYLSILPVDQGIEHSAGASFAPNPIYFDPENIVKLAIEAGCNAVATTLGVLGSVSRKYAHKIPFIAKLNHNELLTYPNQFDQVMFASVEQAWNLGAVAVGATIYFGSEQSTRQIQEVSQAFARAHELGMATVLWCYLRNKAFKQDKDYHVSADLTGQANHLGVTIEADIVKQKLPENNHGYAAVAQATGKSYGKTNDRIYTDLVTDHPIDLTRYQVLNSYCGRAGLINSGGASGKNDFAEAIRTAVINKRAGGSGLISGRKTFQRPFEDGIKLFHAIQDVYLSSEVTIA; this is translated from the coding sequence ATGACAGCAACACTTTCTGCACCAGAAACAATTGAATCTTGGTTGGGTGAAGAAGCCGAAGATTTGCTAACCCATAAAGCCAAAGTGTCAAAAGATTTACTGCACTTACCAGGACCCGATTTTGTTGATCGCATTTTTACGATTAGCGATCGCTCACCGCAAGTATTACGCAGTCTCCAACAACTTTACTCTTATGGTCGTTTAGCAAATACGGGCTATCTTTCTATATTGCCAGTAGACCAGGGAATCGAACACTCTGCAGGGGCTTCGTTTGCGCCCAATCCAATTTATTTTGATCCAGAAAATATCGTCAAATTAGCGATTGAAGCAGGTTGTAACGCGGTTGCAACAACTTTAGGAGTTTTAGGCAGTGTGTCGCGTAAATATGCTCACAAAATCCCTTTTATTGCCAAACTCAACCACAATGAACTGCTGACATATCCAAACCAATTTGACCAAGTGATGTTTGCATCTGTTGAACAAGCTTGGAATTTGGGTGCGGTTGCGGTTGGTGCGACAATTTATTTTGGTTCGGAACAATCAACGCGGCAAATTCAAGAAGTTAGTCAAGCTTTTGCCCGCGCCCATGAACTTGGTATGGCAACAGTTTTATGGTGTTATCTGCGCAACAAGGCCTTTAAGCAAGATAAAGATTATCACGTCTCCGCAGATCTCACAGGTCAAGCAAATCACTTGGGCGTAACGATTGAAGCTGATATTGTTAAACAGAAGTTGCCAGAAAATAACCATGGCTATGCCGCAGTTGCCCAAGCAACAGGAAAAAGCTACGGCAAAACCAATGATCGCATCTACACTGATTTAGTCACAGATCATCCGATTGACTTGACCCGTTATCAAGTCTTGAATTCTTATTGCGGACGTGCGGGGTTGATTAATTCGGGTGGTGCTTCTGGTAAAAATGATTTTGCTGAGGCAATTCGCACAGCAGTTATTAACAAACGTGCTGGTGGTTCCGGCTTAATTTCTGGTCGTAAGACATTCCAACGTCCTTTTGAAGATGGAATAAAACTGTTTCACGCGATTCAGGATGTTTATCTATCGTCGGAAGTGACGATCGCATAA
- a CDS encoding aldo/keto reductase → MVEESGTPQKYSLDWQRRQFLQRAGIIGAGGAIAYLIWQKHNTSAATQSQAVNASEDFGTIPRRMLGKTGVEVSALSLGGAHLGNIKDDQVAVRIVQEAIDAGVNFLDNAWEYGKGRCEELMGQALQGGRRDKAFLMTKVCTHGRDARVAMQQLEQSLQRLKTDYIDLWQIHEVIYDNDPELHFAQGGVIEALEQAKQQGKVRFIGFTGHKDPAIHLKMLAYKYPFDTCQLPLNCFDASFRSFEQQVLPELNRQQIAAIGMKSLGGNGDALKKGIVTVEEALRYAMSLPVASTVSGIDSLAVLYQNLRIAGNFQPMSTQEMQAVRNRYASYAADGRFELYKTSKKYDGRPGREQHGFPLSQQLKL, encoded by the coding sequence ATGGTGGAAGAATCAGGAACACCACAAAAGTACTCGCTTGATTGGCAACGACGGCAATTTCTGCAACGTGCAGGAATCATTGGTGCTGGAGGCGCGATCGCCTATCTCATCTGGCAAAAACACAACACCTCAGCAGCAACACAAAGTCAAGCAGTAAATGCAAGTGAGGATTTTGGTACAATCCCGCGACGGATGTTAGGTAAAACAGGAGTAGAAGTTTCTGCTTTATCGCTTGGAGGCGCACACCTCGGTAACATCAAAGATGACCAAGTTGCGGTGCGGATTGTTCAAGAAGCAATTGACGCAGGTGTGAATTTTTTGGATAACGCTTGGGAGTATGGTAAGGGGCGCTGCGAAGAATTAATGGGTCAAGCGCTGCAAGGCGGAAGACGTGACAAAGCGTTTTTAATGACAAAAGTTTGTACGCATGGGCGTGATGCCCGCGTAGCAATGCAGCAGTTAGAGCAATCTTTACAACGGTTAAAAACCGATTACATCGATCTGTGGCAAATTCATGAAGTGATTTACGACAACGACCCTGAACTACATTTTGCCCAAGGTGGTGTGATTGAAGCCCTAGAACAAGCCAAACAACAGGGAAAGGTTCGATTCATTGGCTTTACAGGTCATAAAGATCCGGCAATTCATCTCAAGATGCTGGCGTACAAATACCCATTTGATACTTGTCAGCTACCCTTAAATTGTTTTGACGCTAGCTTTCGCAGCTTTGAGCAACAAGTTCTACCAGAACTCAACCGCCAGCAAATTGCGGCAATTGGGATGAAAAGTTTGGGTGGTAATGGCGACGCATTGAAAAAAGGAATCGTTACAGTAGAAGAAGCACTCCGTTACGCTATGAGTCTCCCTGTAGCGAGTACGGTTAGCGGTATTGATTCTTTGGCGGTGCTGTACCAGAACCTACGTATTGCTGGAAACTTTCAGCCGATGAGTACACAAGAAATGCAAGCTGTACGCAATCGATATGCTAGCTACGCCGCAGATGGACGCTTTGAACTGTACAAAACATCAAAAAAATACGACGGGAGACCAGGTAGAGAACAGCACGGCTTTCCGCTATCACAACAGTTGAAACTTTAG
- a CDS encoding type II toxin-antitoxin system RelE/ParE family toxin, with the protein MRYVFHPEALNEYAEAVRYYTEQRVEIAQAFINVIEDTVYRIRVSPTRYAKIDEDVRRCMVRKFPYGVLYTIEQDYILILAVMHYSREPGYWKSRK; encoded by the coding sequence GTGAGGTACGTATTTCATCCTGAAGCGCTGAATGAATACGCTGAAGCAGTTCGATACTACACAGAGCAGAGAGTTGAGATAGCTCAAGCATTTATAAACGTGATCGAGGATACAGTTTACCGGATTAGGGTGTCTCCAACTCGTTACGCTAAGATTGATGAAGATGTTCGGCGGTGTATGGTGCGTAAGTTTCCTTATGGTGTTCTCTATACAATTGAGCAGGACTACATTCTGATTTTGGCGGTCATGCATTATAGTCGTGAGCCTGGATACTGGAAAAGCCGCAAGTAA
- a CDS encoding addiction module protein, producing the protein MRSIEQLTEEILSLPSESRAILADKLVESLEFDTDSAIQAVWVTESKRRRDEVRNGSVQPISGEDALAQVRRLIEP; encoded by the coding sequence ATGCGGTCAATTGAGCAACTGACTGAGGAAATATTGTCCCTACCTAGTGAGTCAAGAGCAATCCTGGCAGACAAGTTGGTGGAAAGCTTGGAGTTCGATACCGACTCAGCAATTCAGGCAGTTTGGGTAACTGAGTCCAAGCGCCGAAGAGATGAGGTGCGAAATGGTTCTGTTCAGCCAATTTCAGGTGAAGACGCTTTAGCACAAGTCAGACGGCTGATTGAGCCGTGA